From a single Micromonospora pallida genomic region:
- a CDS encoding AraC family transcriptional regulator codes for MISALNGLVDQVEQHLTEELDLNGLARTFGTTEYHLRRMFSSLAGMPLSEYVRRRRMTVAAADVVSGDDDLLSIAVRHGYGSTEAFGRAFRAVHGASPSEVRRDGGPLRTQPQLRFRLTVEGSTPMDTRIVDRPAFRLVGHAVRVPLIYEGVNPHIHRHVTSFPPEEHLRLKAMSNTEPAGILAVSDDLEADAAEGSELTYLHGVAVTGDTPPPDGLDAIEVPAGTWAIFRSSGPYPSALQQTWAATATEWFPSNRWRLRPGPSIVAVLERAEDFSTATCELWLPVEPT; via the coding sequence TTGATCTCGGCACTCAACGGGCTGGTCGACCAGGTGGAGCAGCACCTCACCGAGGAACTCGACCTGAACGGGCTGGCCAGGACGTTCGGCACGACCGAGTACCACCTGCGCCGGATGTTCTCGTCGCTGGCCGGCATGCCGCTCTCGGAGTACGTGCGCCGGCGCCGCATGACCGTCGCCGCGGCTGACGTCGTCAGCGGCGACGACGACCTGCTGTCCATCGCGGTCCGGCACGGGTACGGCTCGACCGAGGCGTTCGGCCGGGCGTTCCGGGCCGTGCATGGTGCCAGCCCCAGCGAGGTACGCCGTGACGGAGGCCCCCTTCGCACACAACCACAGCTCAGGTTCCGCCTGACCGTCGAAGGGAGCACACCCATGGACACCCGAATCGTCGACCGCCCCGCGTTCCGGCTCGTCGGACACGCCGTCCGGGTTCCGTTGATCTACGAGGGCGTCAACCCGCACATCCACCGGCATGTCACCTCGTTCCCGCCGGAGGAGCACCTCCGGCTGAAGGCCATGAGCAACACCGAGCCGGCCGGGATCCTCGCGGTCAGCGACGACCTCGAGGCCGACGCCGCCGAAGGCAGCGAACTGACCTACCTGCACGGCGTCGCGGTCACCGGCGACACCCCGCCACCGGACGGGCTGGACGCCATCGAGGTCCCGGCCGGCACGTGGGCGATCTTCCGTAGTTCGGGGCCGTACCCGAGCGCGCTCCAGCAGACCTGGGCCGCGACCGCCACCGAGTGGTTCCCCTCGAACCGCTGGCGGCTGCGGCCGGGTCCGTCGATCGTGGCGGTGCTCGAACGCGCCGAGGACTTCAGCACCGCGACCTGCGAACTCTGGCTCCCCGTAGAGCCCACCTAA
- a CDS encoding GntR family transcriptional regulator codes for MATRGDRRSRHEQIAAEIRAAIMAGDLSPGEQLPSIPTLVTTYSAATATVQRALAALKDEGYLISAVGKGVYVREREPLLVEVAAYWDPARSRYSYRLLDVAETEAPPEVGRALQLAEGERVIVRHRLALYDTDPVELSWSYYRMSIAAGTELTQQRRIVGGAPRVLSDAGLPMVMFADRVSARMPTPEETELLALPPNVPVIRQFRVVASRNDRPVEASILVKGGHLHELHYRQTVDQGDGR; via the coding sequence GTGGCTACCAGAGGTGACCGTCGTTCCCGGCACGAGCAGATTGCGGCCGAGATCAGAGCGGCGATCATGGCTGGCGACCTGTCTCCGGGAGAGCAGCTACCATCCATTCCCACTCTGGTCACCACCTACTCGGCGGCTACAGCGACCGTCCAACGCGCCCTCGCTGCCCTGAAGGATGAGGGTTATCTGATAAGCGCGGTCGGCAAGGGTGTCTACGTCCGTGAGCGCGAGCCGCTTCTGGTCGAGGTGGCCGCGTACTGGGATCCGGCGCGGAGCCGGTACTCCTATCGCTTGCTCGACGTGGCCGAGACGGAGGCTCCGCCCGAGGTCGGTCGGGCGCTTCAACTTGCCGAGGGAGAGCGGGTCATCGTTCGGCACCGGTTGGCGCTGTACGACACCGATCCCGTCGAGTTGTCTTGGTCGTACTACCGGATGTCGATTGCGGCCGGCACGGAGTTGACGCAGCAGCGACGGATTGTCGGCGGGGCACCGAGGGTTCTGTCTGATGCCGGCCTGCCGATGGTCATGTTCGCCGACCGTGTCTCGGCGCGCATGCCCACGCCCGAGGAGACAGAACTGCTGGCGCTCCCGCCGAACGTGCCGGTCATCCGGCAGTTCCGTGTGGTGGCCTCGCGGAACGATCGCCCGGTCGAGGCGTCGATCCTGGTCAAGGGAGGACACCTGCACGAGCTGCACTACCGCCAAACGGTTGACCAGGGTGACGGCCGCTGA
- a CDS encoding 3-oxoacyl-ACP reductase produces the protein MNDRYASFVQSGAGRTLVKRLGLPDPPRLRRHRPGDPLLPGPALLGAATRSQAATGSRAATGSRLVEPVGRILRAAGVELATDDPAAVGDAAAASADTRFGALVYDATGVTDSTELRQLYDFFHPYARSLHASGRVVVLGTPPERCATPREATAQRALEGLTRSIGKEFGRGVTAQLVYVADAGTETSLEATLRFLLSGRSAYVSGQVIRVGTGPATAPADWERPLDGQVVLVTGAARGIGAALARVLARDGAQVVALDIPEAGDELAAVANEISGSAVQLDLTAPNAATRLADHLAARHGRVDVVVHNAGITRDKTIARMNADRWDQVIDVNLSSQERINDVLLERELIPHGGRIVSVSSIAGIAGNRGQTNYATSKAGVIGLVDALAPALADRGISVNAVAPGFIETRLTARIPLVLREAGRRMNSLAQGGLPEDVAETIGWLAWPASGAVTGNVVRVCGQSLLGA, from the coding sequence ATGAACGACAGGTACGCGAGCTTCGTCCAGTCTGGTGCCGGCCGCACTCTGGTCAAGCGTCTCGGACTGCCCGACCCGCCCCGGCTGCGGCGGCACCGCCCGGGTGATCCGCTGCTGCCCGGCCCCGCCCTGCTCGGCGCCGCGACCAGGAGCCAAGCCGCGACCGGAAGTCGAGCCGCGACCGGGAGTCGACTCGTCGAGCCGGTCGGCCGGATCCTCCGCGCCGCCGGGGTCGAGCTGGCCACCGACGATCCGGCCGCCGTGGGCGACGCGGCCGCCGCGTCCGCCGACACCCGCTTCGGGGCCCTGGTGTACGACGCCACCGGCGTCACCGACTCGACCGAACTGCGGCAGCTCTACGACTTCTTCCACCCGTACGCCCGGTCGCTGCACGCCAGCGGGCGGGTGGTGGTGCTCGGCACGCCGCCCGAGCGGTGTGCCACCCCGCGCGAGGCGACCGCCCAGCGGGCCCTGGAAGGACTGACCCGCAGCATCGGCAAGGAGTTCGGCCGGGGTGTCACCGCGCAACTGGTGTACGTCGCCGACGCCGGCACCGAAACCAGCCTGGAAGCGACTCTGCGGTTCCTGCTCTCCGGGCGCTCCGCGTACGTCTCCGGGCAGGTGATCCGGGTCGGCACCGGACCGGCGACCGCCCCGGCCGACTGGGAGCGGCCGTTGGACGGGCAGGTCGTCCTGGTCACCGGGGCGGCGCGGGGCATCGGCGCGGCGCTGGCCCGGGTGCTGGCCCGCGACGGAGCGCAGGTGGTCGCGCTGGACATCCCGGAGGCCGGGGACGAGCTGGCCGCCGTCGCCAACGAGATCAGCGGCAGCGCCGTACAGCTCGACCTGACCGCGCCGAACGCCGCCACCCGGCTCGCCGACCACCTCGCCGCCCGGCACGGACGGGTGGACGTGGTGGTGCACAACGCCGGCATCACCCGGGACAAGACCATCGCCCGGATGAACGCCGACCGCTGGGACCAGGTGATCGACGTGAACCTGTCCAGTCAGGAACGGATCAACGACGTGCTGCTGGAGCGGGAGCTGATCCCGCACGGCGGCCGGATCGTCTCGGTCTCCTCGATCGCCGGGATCGCCGGCAACCGGGGCCAGACCAACTACGCCACCAGCAAGGCCGGCGTGATCGGGCTGGTCGACGCGCTCGCCCCGGCGCTGGCCGACCGGGGGATCAGCGTCAACGCGGTGGCGCCCGGCTTCATCGAGACCCGGCTGACCGCCCGGATCCCGCTGGTGCTGCGCGAGGCGGGCCGCCGGATGAACAGCCTGGCCCAGGGCGGCCTGCCGGAGGACGTGGCCGAGACCATCGGGTGGCTGGCCTGGCCCGCTTCGGGTGCGGTCACCGGCAACGTGGTCCGGGTCTGCGGCCAGAGCCTGCTGGGGGCGTGA
- a CDS encoding NUDIX hydrolase translates to MDEQEFLAGYDPSAYPAVAVTTDVVALTIREGSLHLLLIRRGQPPYAGHWALPGGFVQPDEDLATGARRELAEETGLGDERMHRVHLEQLGSYGDPGRDPRMRIVSIAHLAFAPDLPDPVAASDAAEAAWLPVTELGNRQLAFDHARIIDEGLERARAKLEYTPLATRFLEPEFTISELRGVYETVWGDPLHAGNFHRKVLSVPGFVESTGATTERGGARGGPRAKLYRAGDARLLHPALLRPAREEEIR, encoded by the coding sequence GTGGACGAGCAGGAGTTCCTGGCGGGGTACGACCCCTCGGCGTACCCGGCGGTCGCGGTGACCACCGACGTGGTCGCGCTGACCATCCGCGAGGGGTCGCTGCACCTGCTACTGATCCGGCGCGGCCAGCCGCCGTACGCGGGGCACTGGGCGCTGCCCGGCGGGTTCGTCCAGCCGGACGAGGACCTGGCCACCGGCGCGCGCCGGGAACTGGCCGAGGAGACCGGCCTCGGCGACGAGCGGATGCACCGCGTCCACCTCGAACAGCTCGGCAGCTACGGTGACCCGGGCCGGGACCCTCGGATGCGGATCGTCTCCATCGCCCACCTGGCCTTCGCCCCCGACCTGCCCGACCCGGTGGCCGCCAGCGACGCCGCCGAGGCGGCCTGGCTGCCGGTGACCGAGCTCGGCAACCGGCAGCTCGCCTTCGACCACGCCCGAATCATCGACGAGGGGCTGGAGCGGGCCCGCGCCAAGCTGGAGTACACCCCGCTGGCCACGCGCTTCCTCGAACCCGAGTTCACCATCAGCGAGCTGCGCGGCGTCTACGAGACGGTCTGGGGGGACCCGCTGCACGCCGGCAACTTCCACCGCAAGGTGCTCTCCGTACCGGGCTTCGTGGAGAGCACCGGCGCGACCACCGAGCGCGGCGGGGCCCGGGGCGGCCCGCGCGCGAAGCTCTACCGGGCCGGCGACGCCCGACTGCTCCACCCGGCGCTGCTGCGCCCCGCCCGGGAGGAGGAGATCCGGTGA
- a CDS encoding UTRA domain-containing protein has protein sequence MADQGWLSVSMPYVTAGASDAWKAEAAAGGGVGSQRLLEVAEVVAPAEVAAALGVEPGGMVVMRRRLMLFDDRPVELADSYYPLAVARGTALAEPKKIRGGAVALLTELGYRPRHTAEDVYAREPTDEERKVLALGGHRWVLGLTRLLTAEDGMPVEVSIMTMVAEGRRLRYEMAID, from the coding sequence ATGGCTGACCAGGGTTGGCTGAGCGTCTCCATGCCCTACGTCACGGCTGGGGCGTCCGATGCCTGGAAGGCCGAGGCCGCCGCTGGCGGGGGTGTCGGGAGCCAGCGACTACTGGAGGTCGCGGAGGTGGTGGCTCCGGCCGAAGTTGCTGCCGCTCTGGGCGTCGAGCCAGGCGGCATGGTTGTCATGCGCCGTCGGCTGATGCTGTTCGATGACCGGCCCGTCGAACTGGCGGATTCCTACTATCCGCTTGCCGTCGCTCGTGGCACAGCACTTGCCGAGCCCAAGAAGATACGGGGTGGAGCGGTGGCGCTGCTGACCGAGCTGGGCTACCGGCCACGTCACACCGCTGAGGACGTCTATGCCCGTGAACCCACGGATGAGGAACGGAAGGTGCTTGCCCTCGGCGGTCATCGCTGGGTGTTGGGACTGACCCGCCTTCTGACAGCGGAGGACGGGATGCCGGTCGAGGTCAGCATTATGACGATGGTGGCCGAAGGCCGTCGGCTGCGGTATGAGATGGCGATCGACTGA
- a CDS encoding GNAT family N-acetyltransferase, with the protein MELVRFDGAYAGTVAGWAASVEETRWWCSRDEVTAETVAGWVAQPDTEAYGLVEAGELVGFGELWVDEDDAEAELARLIVAPGHRGRGVGRALVAALTEEALRRKRAVCLRVNPANAPALRCYAAVGFRAVPQELADEWNRDQPEAYVWLCHEPAA; encoded by the coding sequence ATGGAACTGGTGCGGTTCGACGGAGCGTACGCCGGGACGGTGGCCGGCTGGGCGGCGTCGGTCGAGGAGACCCGGTGGTGGTGTTCCCGGGACGAGGTCACCGCGGAGACCGTCGCCGGCTGGGTGGCGCAGCCGGACACCGAGGCGTACGGGCTGGTGGAGGCGGGTGAGCTGGTCGGGTTCGGCGAGCTGTGGGTGGACGAGGACGACGCCGAGGCCGAGCTGGCCCGGCTGATCGTCGCGCCGGGGCACCGGGGACGGGGCGTGGGGCGTGCGTTGGTTGCCGCGCTGACCGAGGAGGCGCTGCGCCGGAAGCGGGCGGTGTGCTTGCGGGTGAACCCCGCCAACGCTCCCGCACTGCGCTGTTACGCCGCCGTCGGGTTCCGGGCGGTGCCGCAGGAGTTGGCCGACGAGTGGAACCGGGACCAGCCGGAGGCGTACGTCTGGCTCTGCCACGAGCCCGCAGCCTGA
- a CDS encoding acetyl-CoA C-acetyltransferase → MQSIRRVAVIGGNRIPFARSNSRYADASNADMLGAALDGLVARFGLAGQRLGEVVAGAVLKHSRDFNLTREVVLGSKLDPHTPAYDIQQACGTGLEAAILVANKIALGQIDAGVAGGVDTTSDAPLAVNEEMRRTLLRLGAARTFGQRLRIAARLRPHHPFLPEIPRNAEPRTGLSMGEHAARTALRWHVDRQAQDELALRSHQRLAAAYDRGFFDDLITPYLGLTRDQNLRPDTSLEKLGKLRPVFGTKGADGGLATMTAGNSSPLTDGASAVLLASEEWAQERSLPVLAWFSWSETAAVDFVHGDEGLLMAPAYAVPRMLARAGLTLQDFDYYEIHEAFASQVLATLAAWESPEFCKERLGLDAPLGPIDRDRLNVNGSSLAAGHPFAATGGRIVATLAKLLAEKGSGRGLISICAAGGQGVTAILER, encoded by the coding sequence GTGCAGAGTATCCGACGGGTCGCGGTGATCGGCGGGAACCGGATCCCCTTCGCCCGGTCCAACTCGCGGTACGCCGACGCGTCCAACGCGGACATGCTGGGCGCGGCGCTCGACGGGCTGGTCGCCCGGTTCGGCCTGGCCGGACAACGGCTCGGCGAGGTGGTCGCCGGGGCGGTGCTCAAGCACTCCCGGGACTTCAACCTCACCCGCGAGGTGGTGCTCGGCTCGAAGCTCGACCCGCACACCCCCGCGTACGACATCCAGCAGGCCTGCGGCACCGGGCTGGAAGCCGCCATCCTGGTCGCCAACAAGATCGCCCTCGGTCAGATCGACGCCGGGGTGGCCGGCGGGGTGGATACCACCTCGGACGCCCCGCTCGCCGTCAACGAGGAGATGCGGCGCACCCTGCTCCGGCTCGGCGCGGCCCGGACGTTCGGCCAGCGGCTGCGCATCGCGGCGAGGCTGCGCCCGCACCACCCGTTCCTGCCGGAGATCCCGCGCAACGCGGAGCCGCGTACCGGGCTGTCGATGGGGGAGCACGCCGCCCGGACGGCCCTACGCTGGCACGTCGACCGGCAGGCCCAGGACGAGTTGGCGCTGCGTTCGCACCAGCGGCTCGCCGCCGCGTACGACCGGGGGTTCTTCGACGACCTGATCACGCCGTACCTGGGGCTGACCCGCGACCAGAACCTCCGTCCGGACACCAGCCTGGAGAAGCTCGGCAAGCTCCGCCCGGTCTTCGGCACGAAGGGTGCGGACGGCGGGCTGGCCACCATGACCGCCGGGAACTCGTCCCCCCTCACCGACGGCGCGTCGGCGGTGCTGCTGGCCAGCGAGGAGTGGGCCCAGGAGCGGAGCCTGCCGGTGCTCGCCTGGTTCTCCTGGTCGGAGACGGCGGCCGTGGACTTCGTGCACGGCGACGAGGGGCTGCTGATGGCCCCCGCGTACGCGGTGCCCCGGATGCTGGCCCGGGCCGGGCTGACGTTGCAGGACTTCGACTACTACGAGATCCACGAGGCGTTCGCCTCGCAGGTGCTGGCCACCCTCGCGGCCTGGGAGTCGCCGGAGTTCTGCAAGGAACGCCTGGGCCTGGACGCGCCACTCGGCCCGATCGACCGGGACCGGCTCAACGTCAACGGCTCGTCGCTGGCAGCCGGGCACCCGTTCGCCGCGACCGGCGGCCGGATCGTCGCCACGCTGGCGAAACTCCTCGCCGAGAAGGGCAGCGGCCGAGGACTGATCTCGATCTGCGCGGCCGGTGGCCAGGGCGTCACCGCGATTCTGGAACGCTGA
- a CDS encoding serine/threonine protein kinase, producing the protein MRTEEAIRLVAAAHTDDDLFGVDAPAHRYRELVAALHPDRLGRADERVRAAATDAFVQVTTRWRAATQGPGILLGDYRLGRLAYSGDLTDLYDVGADRLLKLPRQPGDNDLMAREAHALRTLEERGDPRHLPYVPRLVDSFRHRDAATGAERRVNVLAAVGNLHSLDEVRRAYPGGLDGRDAAWMWRRLLVALGLAHRAGVVHGAVLPRHVLIEPDAHGVVLVDWCFAVVGDGVVPALVPGHEDWYPAEVTAKRPCGPGTDLAMAARCMTWLMGDRAPRELRAFADGCRLPALHARPDDAWRLLGELDEVLERLYGPRTFRPFTLNP; encoded by the coding sequence GTGAGGACAGAGGAGGCGATCCGTCTGGTCGCGGCGGCCCACACCGACGACGACCTGTTCGGCGTCGACGCGCCGGCCCACCGGTACCGCGAGCTGGTCGCGGCCCTGCACCCGGACCGGCTCGGCCGGGCCGACGAGCGGGTACGCGCCGCCGCCACCGACGCGTTCGTCCAGGTCACCACCCGCTGGCGGGCGGCCACCCAGGGCCCGGGAATCCTGCTCGGCGACTACCGGCTCGGCCGGCTCGCGTACTCCGGCGACCTGACCGACCTGTACGACGTCGGGGCGGACCGGCTACTCAAGCTGCCCCGCCAGCCGGGCGACAACGATCTGATGGCCCGTGAGGCGCACGCCCTGCGCACGCTCGAGGAGCGGGGCGACCCGCGTCACCTGCCGTACGTGCCCCGGCTGGTCGACTCGTTCCGGCACCGGGACGCGGCCACCGGCGCCGAGCGGCGGGTCAACGTACTGGCCGCCGTCGGAAACCTGCACAGCCTGGACGAGGTGCGCCGGGCGTACCCCGGCGGGCTGGACGGCCGGGACGCGGCCTGGATGTGGCGGCGGCTGCTGGTCGCCCTCGGCCTGGCCCACCGGGCCGGCGTGGTGCACGGCGCGGTGCTCCCCCGGCACGTGCTGATCGAGCCGGACGCGCACGGCGTGGTGCTGGTCGACTGGTGCTTCGCGGTGGTCGGCGACGGCGTCGTGCCGGCGCTGGTCCCCGGTCACGAGGACTGGTATCCGGCCGAGGTGACCGCCAAGCGGCCCTGCGGGCCGGGCACCGACCTCGCGATGGCCGCCCGCTGCATGACCTGGCTGATGGGCGACCGTGCCCCACGTGAGCTGCGCGCCTTCGCCGACGGCTGCCGCCTGCCGGCGCTGCACGCCCGACCCGACGACGCCTGGCGACTGCTCGGCGAACTCGACGAGGTGCTGGAACGGCTCTACGGGCCGCGCACCTTCCGACCCTTCACCCTCAACCCCTAG
- a CDS encoding SigE family RNA polymerase sigma factor: protein MRRADEEEYRQFVVARLESLRRTAYLLCRDWHTADDLVSITFAKLYRHWRRVRTVENLDAYVRGMLTNAWLDERRRPWRRERSVDEVPDEVDLHRAEPVLADREMLLDLLGQLPARRRAVIVLRFYCDLSVEETAAILGISPGTVKSQAARGLDALRALATNSSGRPREEWA from the coding sequence GTGAGACGCGCGGACGAGGAGGAGTACCGGCAGTTCGTGGTCGCCCGACTGGAGTCGCTGCGCCGGACGGCGTACCTGCTCTGTCGGGACTGGCACACCGCCGACGACCTGGTCTCGATCACCTTCGCCAAGCTCTACCGGCACTGGCGGCGGGTCCGCACGGTGGAGAACCTCGACGCGTACGTGCGAGGCATGCTGACCAACGCCTGGCTGGACGAGCGACGCCGGCCGTGGCGACGCGAACGCAGCGTCGACGAGGTCCCCGACGAGGTGGACCTGCACCGGGCCGAGCCTGTCCTTGCCGACCGGGAGATGCTGCTCGACCTGCTCGGTCAGCTCCCCGCCCGGCGTAGGGCGGTGATCGTCCTGCGCTTCTACTGCGACCTGTCCGTAGAGGAGACCGCCGCGATTCTCGGCATCAGCCCCGGCACGGTCAAGAGCCAGGCCGCACGCGGCCTCGACGCGCTGCGCGCCCTCGCCACCAACTCGTCCGGACGCCCTAGGGAGGAGTGGGCATGA
- a CDS encoding glycohydrolase toxin TNT-related protein (This protein contains a domain related to Tuberculosis Necrotizing Toxin, which is the C-terminal effector domain of outer membrane channel protein CpnT, and which has a lethal NAD+-glycohydrolase activity.), with translation MAINRRLLALLAGAAFVLLPLPAQSVGAVTGQPLTTPVPLPRPVPTAVPTPSPSGAQPGGQQPASPTSTSPCRPGTPPNAPTSTAYDNNQLLGPSQAQTVDPVGPLLTDYKRFGALTTQEFLDQYTNAAQKSYVYPPAGGFVVGPDGRPVKAAQTLLPGYRLDRFGFSGGAYLAPLGTPFSARSLPPANLSTPESAPLANYHVYCVLKAFAVDSGPTAPWFGQPGMGTQFKLDQRHLPEAGGQLSITWLVENGYLVEEDLTTRPNGQCGATAGATIC, from the coding sequence ATGGCGATCAACCGTCGACTTCTGGCACTACTGGCGGGGGCAGCGTTCGTCCTGCTCCCGCTGCCCGCCCAATCGGTGGGCGCGGTCACCGGGCAGCCGCTCACCACACCCGTTCCCCTACCCCGGCCGGTGCCCACCGCCGTGCCGACTCCGTCGCCCTCGGGCGCACAGCCCGGCGGGCAGCAGCCGGCCAGCCCGACGTCCACCTCGCCGTGCCGACCGGGTACGCCCCCGAACGCGCCGACGAGCACCGCGTACGACAACAACCAGCTCCTCGGGCCGTCCCAGGCGCAGACCGTCGACCCGGTCGGACCGCTGCTCACCGATTACAAGCGGTTCGGTGCACTCACCACGCAGGAGTTCCTCGACCAGTACACGAACGCCGCGCAGAAGTCGTACGTGTACCCGCCGGCCGGCGGGTTCGTCGTCGGACCGGACGGCCGCCCGGTCAAGGCGGCGCAGACCCTGCTCCCCGGCTACCGGCTCGACCGCTTCGGCTTCTCCGGCGGCGCCTACCTCGCCCCGCTCGGCACGCCGTTCAGTGCCCGGTCGCTGCCACCGGCCAACCTGAGCACCCCGGAGTCCGCGCCACTGGCCAACTACCACGTCTACTGCGTGCTCAAGGCGTTCGCCGTCGACTCCGGACCGACCGCGCCCTGGTTCGGCCAGCCGGGCATGGGCACCCAGTTCAAACTGGACCAGCGGCACCTGCCGGAGGCCGGCGGGCAGCTCAGCATCACCTGGCTGGTCGAGAACGGGTACCTGGTGGAGGAGGATCTGACCACCAGGCCGAACGGGCAGTGCGGGGCCACGGCCGGCGCCACCATCTGCTGA
- a CDS encoding MaoC/PaaZ C-terminal domain-containing protein, which translates to MPASGPLYRRAVLGSLPWVGRRRSAELPNVALTVRGVTVDRAHLADYDRVCGFRLTDALPGTYPHVMGFPLALRLISAPDFPIPLTGVVHVGNRITVRRAIDAGETLDFTAYAENLRPHPRGRQLDVVLVASVDGQEVWRGVSTYLGRDKSATGGPRKQGEWAPAPTGPALWRVGPRTGRDYARVSGDHNPIHTSRLGARLLGYPRPIAHGMWSKARCLAALAPRLPEAYTVEVAFKLPIRLPSTVNFSAIPDGGFLLNDARTGHPHLVGTIH; encoded by the coding sequence ATGCCGGCCTCCGGGCCGCTCTACCGGCGGGCGGTGCTCGGGTCGCTGCCCTGGGTGGGCCGCCGGCGCTCCGCCGAGCTGCCGAACGTCGCGCTGACCGTCCGGGGCGTCACCGTGGACCGGGCGCACCTGGCCGACTACGACCGGGTCTGCGGGTTCCGGCTGACCGACGCGCTGCCCGGGACGTACCCGCACGTCATGGGGTTCCCGCTGGCGTTGCGGCTGATCAGCGCCCCGGACTTCCCGATTCCGCTGACCGGCGTGGTGCACGTGGGCAACCGGATCACCGTACGTCGGGCGATCGACGCGGGCGAGACCCTGGACTTCACCGCGTACGCGGAGAACCTGCGTCCGCACCCACGGGGGCGGCAGCTCGACGTGGTGCTGGTCGCCTCGGTCGACGGGCAGGAGGTCTGGCGGGGCGTGTCGACGTACCTCGGGCGGGACAAGTCGGCGACCGGCGGCCCGCGTAAGCAGGGCGAGTGGGCCCCGGCTCCGACCGGCCCGGCGCTGTGGCGGGTCGGTCCGCGCACCGGCCGGGACTACGCCCGGGTCTCCGGTGACCACAACCCGATCCACACCTCGCGGCTGGGCGCGCGGCTGCTCGGCTACCCGCGCCCGATCGCACACGGCATGTGGAGCAAGGCCCGCTGCCTGGCCGCGCTGGCGCCCCGGCTGCCCGAGGCCTATACCGTGGAGGTGGCGTTCAAGCTGCCGATCCGTCTCCCCTCGACGGTCAACTTCAGCGCCATCCCCGACGGCGGTTTCCTCCTGAACGACGCCCGCACCGGCCACCCCCACCTGGTCGGCACCATCCACTGA